The proteins below are encoded in one region of Rubripirellula reticaptiva:
- the queA gene encoding tRNA preQ1(34) S-adenosylmethionine ribosyltransferase-isomerase QueA produces MNEIDQYDYDLPKELIAQEPLATRSDSRLMLVDRATGSIAHHYVRDLPELLSAGDTLVMNNSRVVPARLVGQRANTGGRWQGLFLQADRETGIWEVLTKTRGTLREGEAITIKDRDARDGMELIVVARTGDGKLLVKPRLTADMAVVMGDKLKEPADWLDRFGRIPLPPYIRDGQMVDADLQNYQTVFAKDRGSVAAPTAGLHFTKTLLEKVRAAGVDTAEVTLHVGIGTFRPIQTEQLDDHVMHTEWGSIDASTVDNIRSRRARGRCIAVGTTSVRVLESSAAKNGGKLTPWTGETDLFIRPPYQFNVIDGMMTNFHLPKSSLLVLVSAFAGRELAMKAYRTAIENEYRFYSYGDAMLIL; encoded by the coding sequence ACAGGTTCCATTGCCCATCACTACGTTCGTGATCTGCCGGAATTACTGTCAGCCGGCGACACTTTGGTAATGAACAACAGTCGCGTGGTACCAGCTCGATTGGTGGGCCAACGGGCAAACACGGGCGGTCGCTGGCAAGGATTGTTCTTACAAGCGGATCGCGAAACTGGAATCTGGGAAGTTCTAACTAAGACGCGAGGAACGCTGCGTGAAGGCGAAGCGATCACCATCAAAGATCGCGACGCCCGCGACGGAATGGAATTGATTGTCGTGGCGCGTACCGGCGACGGCAAACTGCTGGTCAAGCCACGGTTAACCGCCGACATGGCGGTCGTGATGGGCGACAAATTGAAAGAGCCCGCTGATTGGCTCGACCGTTTTGGTCGCATTCCTCTGCCCCCTTACATTCGCGACGGCCAAATGGTTGACGCGGACTTGCAAAACTACCAGACGGTATTTGCCAAGGACCGTGGCAGCGTTGCCGCGCCAACGGCAGGACTGCACTTCACCAAAACGCTGTTAGAAAAAGTGCGGGCTGCGGGTGTAGATACGGCCGAGGTGACTTTGCACGTGGGGATTGGGACGTTCCGTCCGATCCAAACCGAACAACTTGACGATCACGTCATGCACACCGAATGGGGCAGCATCGATGCGTCGACCGTCGATAACATACGCAGCCGCCGGGCTCGCGGGCGATGCATCGCCGTTGGCACAACCAGCGTACGGGTGCTAGAAAGTTCGGCGGCAAAGAACGGCGGCAAGCTGACCCCGTGGACCGGCGAAACCGATTTGTTCATTCGGCCGCCGTACCAATTCAACGTCATCGACGGCATGATGACCAATTTCCACTTGCCCAAGAGTTCGTTGCTGGTGCTGGTCAGCGCCTTTGCAGGTCGCGAGTTGGCGATGAAGGCTTATCGAACTGCGATTGAGAACGAGTATCGCTTTTACAGTTACGGCGACGCGATGTTGATCTTGTAG